The following are encoded in a window of Ricinus communis isolate WT05 ecotype wild-type chromosome 4, ASM1957865v1, whole genome shotgun sequence genomic DNA:
- the LOC8266553 gene encoding factor of DNA methylation 4: MSHISRMKRNFASDTQYKDYEDWYYKDLKQQRIEIKISNSTYRCPFCSSKKEDYYLFDELLQHAYRHSRGSSQRDLKDKAKHLALENYMNRYIKDKEKEPRYNYTTKTEPYNMHHEEEKKPGNNFTKTKSLIVHREHDKDQLFVWPWMGIVANIQTKMEGGLQVGESGTKLRDELTRKGFDLLKVHPLWNHFGHSGFAVVDFKKEWNGFNSAMMFEKGFQLNHCGKSDYEKLTKEEMGDRLFGWVAREDDYVERSKRKVVGDHLRKFGDLKSVSSKEAEDRRKDSILLTKLTNTLETKNKHLEEMKIKYSETSASLNKQMLEKEAIIKSYNEEMRKMQQISRDYLEKISLEHERATLHLEAQRKKMKEHEKQLQQREFQNDNEMRKLCQKKKMNETAILEQKKADENMLRLAEEQKKQKEKLRKKILDLEKKLDAKQALELEIERMKGALQVMKHMGDQEDIDIKKKMDTIQQQLKDKEEELEDLETLNQTLIIKERMNNDQLQDARKELISGLREDTRALIGVKKMGELDGRPFHASAKRKFPDEDTDVKAVELCSLWDHHLREPSWHPFKVITDETGNAKEIIDEDDEKLKFLKIELGDEVYDAVIKAKREINEYNPSGGYIVREIWNFKENRKATLKEGVAHLLKQWKMLKRRRT; the protein is encoded by the exons ATGTCTCATATATCAAGAATGAAAAGGAATTTTGCAAGTGATACTCAGTATAAAGATTATGAAGATTGGTACTATAAAGATTTGAAGCAGCaaagaattgaaattaaaatttcaaattcaacttataGATGCCCTTTCTGTTCATCGAAGAAGGAAGATTATTACCTTTTTGATGAGCTTCTGCAACATGCATATCGCCATAGTAGAGGGTCTTCTCAAAGGGATctcaaagataaagctaagcaCTTAGCTTTAGAGAATTATATGAATAGGTACATTAAGGACAAGGAGAAGGAGCCAAGGTATAATTATACCACTAAAACTGAACCTTACAATATGCATCACGAGGAGGAGAAGAAGCCAGGgaataattttactaaaacTAAATCTCTCATTGTGCATCGTGAACATGATAAGGATCAATTGTTTGTTTGGCCTTGGATGGGGATTGTTGCTAATATTCAAACTAAGATGGAAGGTGGACTTCAGGTTGGCGAAAGTGGGACGAAACTCAGGGATGAGCTAACTAGAAAAGGATTTGACCTACTTAAGGTGCATCCTCTATGGAATCATTTTGGTCATTCTGGCTTTGCAGTTGTTGACTTTAAGAAGGAATGGAATGGGTTCAACAGTGCAATGATGTTTGAGAAGggttttcaattaaatcattGTGGGAAGAGTGATTATGAAAAGctcacaaaagaagaaatgggaGATAGGTTGTTTGGATGGGTTGCAAGAGAAGATGATTATGTTGaaagaagtaaaagaaaagttgtTGGTGATCATCTGAGAAAGTTTGGCGATTTAAAAAGTGTCTCAAGCAAAGAAGCGGAGGATCGAAGGAAGGATTCAATACTTCTGACCAAACTAACCAATACCTTAGAAACGAAGAATAAGCATCTTGAAGAAATGAAAATCAAATATTCAGAGACTAGTGCATCTTTGAACAAGCAAATGTTAGAAAAGGAGGCTATTATCAAATCTTATAATGAGG AAATGAGAAAGATGCAGCAGATTTCGCGTGATTATCTAGAGAAAATTTCCTTGGAGCATGAGAGGGCTACACTACATCTGGAAGCTCAGAGGAAAAAAATGAAGGAGCACGAGAAGCAACTACAACAGCGTGAATTTCAGAATGATAATGAGATGAGGAAGCTTTgtcagaagaagaaaatg AATGAGACAGCAATCTTGGAGCAGAAAAAGGCGGATGAAAATATGTTGAGGCTGGCAGAAGAACAAAAG aaacaaaaagagaaacttCGTAAGAAGATTCTTGACCTAGAAAAGAAACTTGATGCTAAACAAGCTCTGGAGCTGGAGATAGAGCGCATGAAGGGTGCTTTACAAGTAATGAAGCACATGGGAGATCAGGAGGACATAGATATCAAGAAAAAGATGGACACAATCCAACAACAGTTGAAGGATAAGGAAGAAGAACTAGAAGACTTGGAAACTCTTAATCAAACTCTTATTATCAAGGAGCGCATGAATAATGATCAATTACAAGATGCTCGTAAGGAATTAATAAGT GGTTTAAGGGAGGATACACGTGCTCTTATCGGTGTTAAGAAAATGGGCGAGCTCGATGGTAGACCATTCCATGCTTCAGCCAAGAGAAAGTTTCCTGATGAAGATACAGATGTGAAAGCAGTAGAGCTGTGCTCATTGTGGGATCACCACCTGAGAGAACCTAGCTGGCATCCGTTTAAGGTCATCACTGATGAGACAGGAAATGCCAAG GAGATAATCGATGAAGATGATGAGAAATTAAAGTTTCTGAAGATTGAGTTGGGCGATGAAGTTTATGATGCTGTAATAAAAGCCAAGAGAGAGATAAATGAGTATAACCCAAGTGGGGGGTACATAGTAAGGGAGATTTGGAATTTCAAGGAGAACAGAAAGGCAACACTGAAGGAGGGAGTAGCACATTTATTGAAGCAGTGGAAGATGCTCAAACGGAGGAGAACCTGA